The Centroberyx gerrardi isolate f3 chromosome 12, fCenGer3.hap1.cur.20231027, whole genome shotgun sequence genome has a window encoding:
- the LOC139932759 gene encoding uncharacterized protein LOC139932759: MSQPLLLIVLSLAVLPADVLAQNPVQIQFQTDPVLVQTGTDIVFTVLTVSEVLSITWTYRADTTLGLWAGGNAVVNPVAQFQGRITITATQLRIGSAQLRDAGNYTVEVNPSATTGLSVNSRSILLRVFDAVSGVSLFVPSVAVEGRNVSLSCTWTTGTETTVQWGKGGATITADSRITISAGSLVMDPARRSDAGEYTCTVSNPVSARTATQSLTVYYGPDTPVLTKSAPTECVGEGDAVAGQTVRLTCMSDSLPPALFSWQRDGQPVASAQPDSGVLSVQTSSANQSGRYSCTARNSITGGTSEQGTDLAIVGTCLSGGQVAGVVIGCLILLFIIIAIIVILVLLVRRRRADQRQRDSMGLQKTDPNPRLIPPDPPPHAARELGQGPHPPLHDFNTSTRHPDRLYTLPPEGHGNPHTLPRNGLHNTNTHQHNGQTHTNGLPHNAIHNTNSYPHNGIDNPAFMHTVSQNGNALPHTQQQNPNILIQAGAAQAGAQPPTVHVNLNSLPQTAQQNNNAQMPTVHVNLNSYPTNGQPTQQDSSALPLTNIASNSAPQNQQNLIRSGQSHTNPRMQTGLSYPGNRDTSPQTPPGLIPTGYTHHNSHNTAQRNANTQTYQQDPMPNARSGHTVPADRNSAPRDASAAANSHRRQMPWDRLRGTPAYPNGTAQRGQTPPDSTPDSTDYTTQPPTRQARTPNRTQPGAQSQTASRSRAASRQDALSVARQTQTLSSSPGPNLQGQNTRSVTQPEATHHTHRSPRAQRESTQQDIRALPGSQTAPRQVAAHSNNPQALPLMSHPASVDRVAVSQGPVTQQGPTAPWGPDTRALADPNHLPQAHTAQQHRVAQIQTTPQGLGTQRQPGIQSANQPRQGGTAPIPYPSAQPNPTNLTQASLQTHTRRAQTFQNRNQQTQAALLHPGPQARAAVPGARRPPTPPAVIPLAQFQTLPKERTQHKSPARGPQPPRPPVNMPMAQRHPQVQQRPKVHHHPATMHANPHHHPGNAHMHANAHRHAHAHGHGPPAHFAHPRQAHRERPR, translated from the exons ATGAGCCAACCTTTGCTTCTTATCGTCCTGTCACTGGCAG TCCTCCCTGCTGATGTGCTGGCACAGAACCCGGTTCAGATCCAGTTTCAGACCGACCCGGTGCTGGTTCAGACCGGCACCGACATAGTCTTCACGGTACTGACGGTGTCTGAGGTCCTATCCATCACATGGACGTACCGAGCGGACACCACACTGGGCCTGTGGGCCGGGGGAAATGCAGTGGTAAACCCGGTGGCCCAGTTCCAGGGCAGGATCACCATCACCGCCACCCAGCTCCGAATCGGCAGCGCCCAGCTCCGAGACGCAGGAAACTACACGGTGGAGGTGAACCCCTCAGCAACCACGGGCCTCAGCGTTAACTCCCGATCGATACTGCTGAGGGTGTTTG ATGCAGTGTCAGGGGTGAGTCTGTTTGTTCCCTCGGTGGCTGTGGAGGGGAGGAACGTGTCTCTGAGTTGTACGTGGACGACTGGAACAGAGACTACAGTCCAGTGGGGTAAAGGAGGCGCGACCATCACTGCCGACTCCAGGATCACCATCTCAGCCGGCTCCCTGGTCATGGACCCGGCTAGGCGGTCTGATGCCGGCGAATACACCTGTACCGTCAGCAACCCTGTCAGCGCCCGCACCGCCACGCAGAGCCTCACTGTCTACT ATGGCCCTGACACCCCCGTGTTGACCAAGTCCGCCCCGACAGAGTGTGTGGGGGAAGGGGACGCTGTGGCGGGACAGACGGTGCGGCTCACCTGTATGTCTGACTCGCTGCCCCCCGCCCTCTTCTCATGGCAACGCGACGGACAGCCCGTCGCGTCCGCCCAGCCGGACAGCGGGGTGCTCAGCGTCCAGACTTcctcggccaatcagagcggGCGATACTCCTGCACGGCCAGGAACAGCATCACGGGAGGCACGTCAGAGCAAGGGACAGACTTGGCCATCGTAG gCACATGTCTCAGTGGCGGGCAAGTGGCGGGggttgtgattggctgtttgaTTCTGCTGTTCATAATCATCGCGATCATCGTGATCCTTGTGCTGCTCGTGCGAAGGAGGAGGG CAGACCAGAGACAAAGGGATTCTATGGGATTGCAGAAGACCGATCCAAATCCCAGGCTTATA CCACCAGATCCACCGCCTCATGCTGCAAGGGAATTGGGCCAAGGTCCCCATCCACCCCTCCATGACTTCAACACATCCACGCGCCACCCTGACCGCTTATACACACTCCCACCCGAAGGCCATGGGAACCCGCATACACTGCCACGGAACGGCCTGCataacaccaacacacaccaacacaatgGGCAGACCCACACAAACGGGCTTCCGCACAATGCTATTCACAACACCAATTCATACCCACACAATGGCATAGACAACCCGGCCTTCATGCACACAGTTTCTCAGAATGGAAACgcgctcccacacacacagcagcaaaatCCTAACATTCTCATACAGGCTGGCGCTGCCCAGGCCGGTGCCCAGCCTCCAACGGTCCACGTCAACCTTAACTCTCTGCCACAAACCGCCCAGCAAAACAACAATGCACAAATGCCTACCGTTCATGTCAATCTCAATTCATACCCAACCAATGGCCAACCGACTCAACAAGACAGCTCAGCGTTGCCTCTTACCAATATAGCCAGTAATAGTGCTCCGCAAAACCAACAAAATCTGATACGATCTGGGCAATCACACACAAATCCCAGAATGCAAACAGGACTGTCATATCCTGGTAACAGAGACACAAGTCCTCAAACGCCTCCTGGACTCATCCCTACTggatacacacaccacaacagtcACAACACTGCCCAGCGAAACGCCAACACGCAGACCTACCAGCAAGACCCAATGCCTAATGCCAGATCTGGGCACACCGTCCCAGCTGACAGAAACTCAGCGCCACGTGACGCCTCAGCAGCTGCCAACTCCCACCGTCGACAGATGCCGTGGGATCGCCTCAGAGGGACACCAGCGTATCCCAATGGCACGGCTCAAAGAGGGCAGACGCCACCTGACTCCACCCCTGACAGCACAGACTACACCACCCAGCCTCCCACGCGTCAGGCTAGGACACCAAACAGAACTCAGCCTGGTGCTCAGAGCCAAACTGCCTCACGGAGCAGAGCTGCATCCAGACAAGACGCGCTGTCAGTAGCCAGACAGACTCAGACCCTTTCGTCCTCTCCTGGACCCAACCTCCAAGGCCAAAACACTCGCAGTGTAACACAGCCCGAggcaacacaccacacacatagaAGCCCCCGTGCACAAAGAGAGAGCACTCAGCAAGACATCAGAGCTCTGCCTGGTAGCCAGACTGCCCCCAGGCAGGTAGCCGCACACAGCAATAACCCCCAGGCACTGCCTCTCATGAGCCACCCGGCCTCTGTAGACCGCGTCGCTGTGTCACAAGGGCCTGTGACACAACAGGGACCAACTGCACCATGGGGCCCAGATACAAGAGCTCTGGCTGATCCTAATCACCTCCCACAGGCACACACGGCCCAGCAACACAGAGTAGCACAGATCCAGACGACACCACAAGGCTTGGGCACACAGAGACAGCCTGGCATACAGAGTGCCAATCAGCCTCGCCAAGGAGGCACTGCTCCAATCCCATACCCTTCTGCCCAGCCTAATCCCACTAACCTCACCCAGGCTTCACTTCAAACGCACACACGAAGGGCCCAAACCTTCCAGAATCGCAATCAGCAGACCCAGGCCGCCCTGCTTCACCCTGGACCCCAGGCTCGAGCTGCTGTTCCTGGGGCCCGCCGTCCACCAactcctcctgctgtcatccCCTTAGCCCAGTTCCAGACCCTCCCCAAGGAGCGCACTCAGCACAAATCCCCAGCTAGAGGCCCTCAACCCCCCAGACCCCCTGTTAACATGCCTATGGCTCAGCGACACCCCCAAGTCCAGCAGCGCCCCAAAGTGCACCACCACCCTGCCACCATGCACGCCAACCCGCACCATCACCCTGGAAATGCCCACATGCATGCCAACGCACACAGACATGCCCATGCCCACGGCCATGGGCCTCCTGCCCACTTTGCCCATCCACGCCAG GCTcacagagagagaccaagatGA
- the LOC139932747 gene encoding free fatty acid receptor 2 — MQQCHTGLCLSVYIITFVTGFPANVLAFYTFSKKVRQKATPIDILLLNLTISDLLFLLFLPFKMQEVMNNMLWDMPYILCPLSGFIFYMTIYNSTFFLTAVSVERYLGVAFPIQHSLKRRPMYAVAASIFFWIFTFLHLSIVFIMPFIGTESSENSSNVTHDQGNNVSAIFASYSNFSTSSNYSLGAHEPTERPHPDREEVCYENFTAVQLKVLLPVRLELCLVLFCIPFLICSFCYINFIRILSKLRHIGRRRRLRAIGMALGTLLVFAFCFGPYNVSHIVGFITWKSPDWRDKALLCSTFNACLDPLIFYLSSSAVRGTVGSVMEGVKRRLNRCMTCHTLWSFREGINKTAKDKEHKQEEINAI, encoded by the coding sequence ATGCAGCAGTGCCACACTGGGTTGTGCCTCTCCGTCTACATCATCACCTTTGTGACGGGCTTCCCGGCCAACGTCCTCGCCTTCTACACTTTCAGCAAGAAAGTGAGGCAGAAAGCCACGCCCATCGACATCCTGCTCCTCAACCTGACCATCTCcgacctcctcttcctcctcttcctgccctTCAAGATGCAGGAGGTGATGAACAACATGCTGTGGGACATGCCCTACATTCTCTGTCCGCTGTCCGGCTTCATCTTCTACATGACCATCTACAACAGCACCTTCTTCCTCACCGCCGTCAGCGTGGAGCGCTACCTGGGCGTAGCGTTCCCTATCCAGCACTCCCTGAAGCGCCGGCCGATGTACGCCGTGGCGGCCAGCATCTTCTTCTGGATCTTCACGTTCCTCCACCTCAGCATCGTCTTCATCATGCCCTTCATTGGCACTGAAAGCTCtgaaaactcttcaaatgtcaCCCATGACCAAGGCAACAACGTTTCAGCTATCTTTGCCTCTTACAGCAACTTTTCAACAAGCTCCAATTACAGCCTCGGCGCACATGAGCCCACAGAGCGGCCGCATCCTGACAGGGAGGAGGTGTGCTATGAGAATTTCACGGCGGTTCAGCTGAAGGTCCTCCTGCCCGTCCGCCTGGAGCTCTGCCTGGTGCTCTTCTGCATCCCCTTCCTGATCTGCAGCTTCTGCTACATCAACTTCATCAGGATCCTCTCCAAGCTGCGCCACATCGGCCGGCGCCGGCGTCTGCGGGCCATCGGCATGGCTCTGGGAACGCTGCTGGTGTTCGCCTTCTGCTTCGGGCCCTACAACGTCTCGCACATTGTGGGTTTTATTACATGGAAGAGTCCCGACTGGAGAGACAAGGCGCTGCTGTGTAGCACCTTTAACGCTTGTCTGGACCCCCTTATTTTCTACTTGTCCTCCTCCGCTGTGAGAGGGACGGTGGGCAGTGTGATGGAGGGGGTTAAAAGACGGCTGAACAGGTGCATGACTTGCCACACGCTCTGGTCCTTTCGGGAAGGAATTAACAAGACTGCAAAAGATAAGGAACACAAACAAGAGGAGATCAATGCTATCTGA